One part of the Oncorhynchus clarkii lewisi isolate Uvic-CL-2024 chromosome 7, UVic_Ocla_1.0, whole genome shotgun sequence genome encodes these proteins:
- the LOC139413232 gene encoding trypsin-like has protein sequence MAESCHVSLILLVILTIRGVLGQRIIGGLEVTPYSITYQASIQYNKLHYCGGTLIHPQWVVSAAHCWRPAYLIKVVLSEHSLSRVEGLEQEFNVSNVLVNYMYNYRTFDNDIMLLKLERPVNLNANIKPAILPRVDMPPLQQGMTCTVSGWGVTNIFSYYLSPVLQAVDVDVITNCQNYYYFRITDNMLCAGSPFGGKDSCQGDSGGPLICNGHFEGIVSWGISCANPYFPGVYTKVRKYISWIKWIMQNDS, from the exons ATGGCAGAATCATGTCATGTATCACTGATCCTACTGGTCATTCTCACAATCAGAG GAGTACTGGGCCAGAGGATCATTGGGGGTCTGGAGGTAACACCCTACTCTATAACCTACCAAGCCTCCATCCAGTACAACAAATTACACTACTGTGGAGGGACCCTCATACACCCTCAGTGGGTGGTGTCTGCTGCCCACTGCTGGAGACC GGCATACCTGATCAAAGTGGTACTGAGTGAGCACAGTCTATCCAGAGTGGAAGGCCTTGAGCAGGAGTTCAACGTCTCCAATGTGCTGGTCAACTACATGTATAACTACAGGACGTTCGACAACGACATCATGCTGCTCAAA ctGGAGAGGCCCGTGAATCTCAACGCCAACATCAAGCCCGCCATCCTGCCCAGAGTGGACATGCCCCCGTTACAACAGGGAATGACCTGTACGGTAAGCGGCTGGGGGGTCACCAATATCTTCAGCTACTACCTGTCCCCCGTGCTCCAAGCTGTGGATGTTGACGTTATCACCAACTGCCAGAACTACTACTACTTCAGGATCACAGACAACATGCTCTGTGCCGGCTCTCCCTTCGGAGGGAAGGACTCCTGTCAG GGTGACTCAGGCGGCCCTCTGATCTGTAATGGGCACTTTGAGGGCATCGTGTCCTGGGGCATCAGCTGTGCCAACCCCTACTTCCCTGGCGTTTACACCAAGGTCAGGAAGTACATCAGCTGGATCAAGTGGATCATGCAGAACGACAGCTAG